The Mustela nigripes isolate SB6536 chromosome 6, MUSNIG.SB6536, whole genome shotgun sequence DNA window ctcagttgttaagtggtggcctttggctcaggtcatgatctcagagtcctgggattgtctctctcatccagctccctgctctccctctccctctgtcccttcccccccaCTTTGTGTgcgctgtctctcaaataaataaatatgacctttaaaagttaaaacaacaaaGTAGGCATGTTTACATTACCAGAGATAACAGAAAAATAGTGCCAGAGTCCATAAGGCATCACCCACAGTATAGCCATCCCTCGGGACCTAAAGCTGTCACATGGGGACAGCTGGTTAGACTGTTGTAAAAGTATGGTCCCCATTCCACTTAATTTGATTGCCCATTGCTCTACTGGGCCAGTCACGCAGCATTCCTCGCTTTGTCTGGCTAAGACTTGGTTTAATTTTGGATTCATAAAAAGGATTTTTACATAATTCTCTTAAAACAAGTTCATACTTATTAactccttttaaataaaacagattgACTTTGGATAATAATTACTCAGCAGAAATATTTACTCTAAAATATAATATTAGAGATGACTCCCCTCCCCAATAAGTATTTGCTTCAGCTAAACataaacttgaaaatttaaaatgttaaaaaaaaaaaaaaaaagaaggaaaaccttgcgtgtgtgtgtttgtagaagtaaaacatttctggggcaccttggtggctcagtgggttaagccactgccttcggctcaggtcatgatctttatAAAAGGACatcataatttttagaaaattttcagataaaacattttttttagtcATAATACAGGTTTTCTCTAAGtctgatataaaataaattacagttaAGTTAACCAGTACTCTGTAGGAGGAAGCACTTAAGATTTTTGTCTACCAGCCCTGATTTTCCAACTTTCTTACAATTAGTAAGCAGTAGTAACAACATAGGAAAGCTTGTACTATGCTTGTTACTCTTTGGTCGGTGTTTGAGATAAGATTCATATTGTCTACTATTGTAagtaaaagtatttcttaaacaccacaaactaggagaaaaatgtagttttgtgacaagtgttttaaaatgtttatctgaATAAAGTTGATTAAGTCTTAATTTAGCATTTGCTAAGAGGTCATCTCACAGGTTGAGGTTACAAtgaaatgtgtatgtgttttttagGAGATCATGAatcaggagtcctgggatcgaaccccgcatcgggctctctgctcagcagggagcctgcttcctcctctctctctgcctgcttgtgatctccctctgtcaaataaataaagaaaatctttaaaaaaaaaaaaaaagaagtaacacatttctctcaaagaaaaacaTAACAGTTGTAGGAGAGGAAATTTGTGTCAGAGTAACATTTGAGGTCTTTGAATCTTTGaactcttaaaatgtaaaatggaaattacTTCACAAGGTTGTGGCAAAGCTCACATAGTGTGTTTATAATGTATGAGATGTCTAAGTTGTGAAGAGGTATATTAgttactttataaattatttaagaggAATATTTAATATTCCACAAAAAGTTTGAGACTAACTTGGCAAAATTCAGTTTTCCTGTCTAATTTAAATCCACATAATTTTGTGCCTACTGCTTAGAACCCACATTTGTGTTTGCATTCTTAAAGTCAACACCCCTTATGTTAAAACCTATGTTTTCACTGTTACAGGTACAATGAGTACATTCTGAGTCCCAGGACGGTGGGAATTAGCCAACGGACTGCAGACATGCTGTGGAAGCTGCTGCTAAGATCCCAGCCCTGCAGGCTGTGTTCATTCAGAAAGATGCCATTGGCTTCAAAATCCAGATCCCCTTTAGCATGCTTCGTCTATACAACTGATCATCAAtcaaaccaagaaaataaaagaacagtggAAAAGCTCTACAAATTTTCAGTGGACGTCAGGAAAATTCGCAGATTAAAAGGATGGGTACTTTTTGAGAAGGAAACCTATGTTGAAGAAATTGCAGGCGTTTTACAACAACTAGGTGCCGATGAAGCTGCTATAGCCAGCATTTTGGAACGCTGCCCAGAAGCAATAGTCTGCAGTCCAGCCACTTTGAACACCCAGAGAGAACTCTGGCAGTTGGTTTGCAAAAACGAGCAAGAGTTAGTCAAGTTAATAGAACAGTTTCCAGAATCTTTCTTTACCATTAAAGACCAGGAAACCCAGAGGCTGAACATTCAGTTCTTTCAAGAGTTGGGACTCAAAAATGTGGTCATTAGCAGATTTTTGACAACTGCATCTAATGTTTTTCATAATCCtattgagaaaaataagcaaatgataaGTATTCTCCAGGAGAGTTACCTAAATTTAGGTGGCTCTGAGGCCAACATGAAAGTTTGGTTACTCAAATTGTTAAGTCAGAATCCATTTATTTTGCTAAATTCTTCTGCAGCTCTCAAGGAAACATTAGAATTTCTCCAGGAGCAAGGTTTTGCAAACTCTGAAATTCTCCAGCTTCTATCCAAACtcaaaggatttctttttcagctttgCCCAGGAAGTATACAGAACAGCATGTCCTTctctaaaaatacttttaaatgcacagatcatgacctgaagcaatTAGTTTTGAAATGTCCTgccattttatattattctgttCCAGTTTTGGAAGAGAGAATTCAGGGATTACTAGAAGAAGGCATTTCCATAGCTCAGATAAAAGAGACACCAATGGTACTTGAATTAACTCCACAGATAGTACAGTACaggataaggaaactgaattcTCTAGGCTATAGGATAAAGGATGGACATCTAGGAAATctaaatggaacaaaaaaagagTTTGAGGCTAACTTTGGCAAAATTCAGGCCAAGAAGGGAAGGCCATTATTTAACCCTGTGGCACCATTAAATGTTGAAGAGTAACTTGCTGACTGCTGTGGCTTTCCAGCATTGCAGAATGAAGCTAAGTAGCGAAGACTTGAGTGATTCAGGCAGTTTATAGGCACTAGTAATTTGAAGAAACTATTTAGCTTGAGTCTTAAGTTACCTTTAAGTATATAATCTCTgacatattttctatattttaaactataagctgcatttattttaaataaagttggtAATTTCTACCTTGAACTATTTCAGAAAACTCCTGTACTAGTAAACGGCCCAACAGAGTGATAACTTTATAAGTGAATCATTTCTAAGAAATTGCCAAGTATACTCCCTTAATTCAAAGGGTATgggtatgtttttatttatatagcacATTTCATCTGGGACACAGACCCAGTGTTCTTCCTCTCTACCAGCTCTGAAACATCATTCTACTGTGGTCTGAAACCTGTAGCTTCAAATTAGGTGAAATTAGCAAActtctaatacattttttttagataaaagcTGATTTCATCTCTTGGTTGGGATAAATGCGTGTCTTTGAGAATGAAGTATTTCTCATTCGAAAAGAATAGAGCTTACTTGTGTGTTTAGTTTAAAATTGACCATCTCCTCTCATAGAACTTTGATGTGCATCAAtactttccccattttatagatgaggaaacaagctTAGAGAGGCCTGCCAAGTGATAGAGTCCAGATTTACTGTGATCTGACTTCTGTTCAAACCTGTGACTAGAAAAAGGATTGCTTAGGAGTTGGCATTACGAAAAGCCATACGCACAGTAGGTTGGGTGTCAACTCGGATTCAGTTCAGGTTCTGATCTCatggctccaggctcagcaggaagtctgtttggATATATTCttcttctgccctctccccatcttgtgctctttctcaagaAAAACCATACCCTTACCTGACATGACAAAGGAGTACCAACAACAAACTTAGGAATTTTTTGTAAAACTCCTTAAATATGAAGTGATCtaatttatatacatttgaaTTAAACAGCttttttagaaaactgaaaatccaGGTCTGGCTCTGAAAGGGAAAATGTGTGATGGTTGGTACCGGTTTTAATAGCATTCCAAATTTCTGTTTCTAAGTCTTATTCCAAGATAAACATTATCCAGATAAAGACTGGCTCACCTCCAGCTGcggattttgaattttgtaacAAATAACACCACCAAACAGTTGACTCTAACACTCCCACCATCTGTGTCCTGTGTGTGCATGGcctttttttaagtaatgaaaacccaattaaaaatacaCACCATGTCTTTATTCACTTAGCAAATGCAAGTAACCCTCAGTGTTCAAATCTGTTTGGTTCCCTGGGGTAGTGAACAATAGTCTCATGTAGCACCTACTAAGTGCTGGGCATGTTGTGCTTTAGAACGCTTAGAGCTGAGAACCACCATTTACTGTTCTACAAATGAGGAGATGCAGGCACAGACAGGGTGTCACTTACCCAAAGTTAAACAGGAATGTTTGTTCAAGAAAAAGAATGGCAGCAACAGTTGGGGCAGGAGTGTCCCCGTCCATCTAAGGAATGGGATCGCATTCTAAGTGTGATgggaaatcttcagaaagagTTTAGTTTGCTTGTCGTCCTGACCTCATTATCAGTGGTGTGCTTATCTTCCACTCTCAGAAGTGTCCTAGTTTGGAACATTTATATGGTTaccttagttttcttttattttacattgaGATGCCTACTAGCTGAGCAGAGATGTCAAACGGGCAAATGGCAAAGTCTGGAACCGTGAGGTCAGAACTAGAGATACTCTGGGATCATCTACGTATCTATGATGGTATTTAAAGCGAAGACTCTAAATGAGATTgcccagaaataaattatagattTTGTAGTAGTGACTGGCCACGACCGGAAGGAATTGACCAAAAGAGGTCCCGAGGAAAGAGGGCGTGGCCAATAATATTGAATGCCATAGAGTGGTCAACTAAGATACAGATAAGTGACCAATGGATTTGGCCAAAAAGAAATCACTGGTTGGCCCTATCAGGAGTGACTGGTGCAATGAGAAAGGTAAGAaggcacctggggggggggggtgttcgtGAGGACAGAAGATGACTAAGGCAGAGACtataaaagtttttcaaaaatgtgGCAAAGGGAAGCAGGAAAATGAAGGCTGTAAGATTAGgcatactttttctttaaagaaagtaaggcgcctgtttggctcagtaggttaagcctctgccttggggtcatgatctcagagtcctgggatcaagccttgcaacctggctctctgctcagcggggagcctgcttctacctctctctctgcctacctctctgcctacttgtgatttctctctgtcaaataaataaataaaacattaaaaaaaaaaaaaagaaaacaccagatGTTTATATGCTCATGGATATGACCcaggagaaagagatggaaaaacgtGAAAGAAGTGAAAGCGGGACTGACTTAGGATCAGAACAGGGACGGCAGTCCGGGGGACAGATGCGGGCACGTGATGGATAAGTGGTGTGAGAGAAGAGTCGTGTCAGGTTGTCTCTTTTCACAAAGGGCAGTAGAATGGGAGGGAGTATGTCGGAGGGCcggaaagaaaaggaatgaaatggttGTTTTGAGGAGTAAGAAAACGAACATAACGAGGGTATATAAGAAAGTATGGCAGGGTTCAGTGGCCATTCATTTGTAAAAAGCCTATAGTCCGGTCCAGGCGTGGAAAACCAGAGGCATTTATGGTTACAGAAATACATTTGTAGCTTACTCTCACCtgacaagatttaatttttagaaaatacacattcaTGACCAAACATGTAATCTACTGACTTTATTTAGACCAAATCCTGTTCCATTAGTTTTTAGCCCttgaacctttttctttttccctaataTGAAATCTTCAATGTCCACAATATAGCAAGGAGAGACATCCTTACATAAAACACTAGtcaaattttatttcctccaggAAGAAAAGGCtctaataacaaaattatttcccTTAAACAGTTCATAATTACACTAAATTCATTTCGATGACAAATGTAATTAGCTGCCCAAATAAGTATGATTACCTATAAGACTTCCAGAGAACTCAAGTTAGCCTGGTAGATGAAGCGTACAGTCAGCACTGACTACCAACAGCAGAATGAAGTACTAGTTACTGAGTAGCCCCATTTCTGTTTCTGGGTATTAACTGGAGAAGGGATTTACTTGAATTCAAAAGTGATAATGGGAAAACTGCTAACACTGAAAGCCTGTTTCGTATTTGTAAAAAGAGATACTTCCGCGGTACTGATGAAATCAGATGATGTATGGACAACACCTGGCAGGTAAGTAGATAGCTAGTATGTACCAATTTTCTACGTTCCTCCAACTGGTTCCCATCTCTCTGAATCACTTCTGTCCAGTGAGGGTGCAAGTTGGTTCCATAGTTACTTAGGACAGAGTAAAATGCTCCCTACTAACTACATCAGATCCCAAATTGTTAACAAGAATCAGCTGTGGAGGATACTGAACTACAGGCCTGGGCCCCACCTGCAGAGATTCAGAAAGTTGGGATAAAAcctaaaaatctgcatttttaatcttCATCAGAGTTGACTAAAATGTATTTGCATTTCACTGTCTTGGTATCAAAATACATATTCAAAGATGTTTTGTCATGTTTGTGCATTAGTATCAAAAAAACTGACTACTTTCTGAACTATGgaactaaaaattttaatactgtcttgtttttcctttaaatttcctttatttccttagaTCTTTATGAAACATTTCATCTTTTGCAGATCATAGTGTTTATTGACAGATTTATGTAttcttttcccattcctttatacaaaaaaatttttattcaatcACCAATCATCTTCATCTGACATTTCACTAAGTACAGGATTCATAATGCAACATTATTAGATCAGGCATTCAAGTGGGTCACACAAGTTCATCCTCACTGTGCCAAATACCCACTCAAAAGATACACTGAATAACAGATGCCTCCAAGTGTATGTATCAACCTTAGTTTCTTGAAGTGAACCAGTACTGTTTCACAGGTCAAACTGCCAGTCTACGCAAATACACTGGAGAAGACTCAAGTGTACAACTGTATGTGTCATCTAATGGCCAGTTCACTGCAACAAGAACCTCTGTAACTTAAATGTTCCTTTGTACACTTCTCTGCCATCCTTGCAAAAGCCTCTCCTGAATAAAGTTCAGAGCTAAAATGTACCAGAAGGCTTTTCTGTGGCAGAAATCACAACCATTTTTCCTCAAGCAATTTTAAAGACAAGgttgaaaataaatatgc harbors:
- the MTERF2 gene encoding transcription termination factor 2, mitochondrial isoform X1 translates to MSGSGVRGSWRSKLRSFDIIVQRYNEYILSPRTVGISQRTADMLWKLLLRSQPCRLCSFRKMPLASKSRSPLACFVYTTDHQSNQENKRTVEKLYKFSVDVRKIRRLKGWVLFEKETYVEEIAGVLQQLGADEAAIASILERCPEAIVCSPATLNTQRELWQLVCKNEQELVKLIEQFPESFFTIKDQETQRLNIQFFQELGLKNVVISRFLTTASNVFHNPIEKNKQMISILQESYLNLGGSEANMKVWLLKLLSQNPFILLNSSAALKETLEFLQEQGFANSEILQLLSKLKGFLFQLCPGSIQNSMSFSKNTFKCTDHDLKQLVLKCPAILYYSVPVLEERIQGLLEEGISIAQIKETPMVLELTPQIVQYRIRKLNSLGYRIKDGHLGNLNGTKKEFEANFGKIQAKKGRPLFNPVAPLNVEE
- the MTERF2 gene encoding transcription termination factor 2, mitochondrial isoform X2, whose translation is MLWKLLLRSQPCRLCSFRKMPLASKSRSPLACFVYTTDHQSNQENKRTVEKLYKFSVDVRKIRRLKGWVLFEKETYVEEIAGVLQQLGADEAAIASILERCPEAIVCSPATLNTQRELWQLVCKNEQELVKLIEQFPESFFTIKDQETQRLNIQFFQELGLKNVVISRFLTTASNVFHNPIEKNKQMISILQESYLNLGGSEANMKVWLLKLLSQNPFILLNSSAALKETLEFLQEQGFANSEILQLLSKLKGFLFQLCPGSIQNSMSFSKNTFKCTDHDLKQLVLKCPAILYYSVPVLEERIQGLLEEGISIAQIKETPMVLELTPQIVQYRIRKLNSLGYRIKDGHLGNLNGTKKEFEANFGKIQAKKGRPLFNPVAPLNVEE